Below is a genomic region from Pseudochaenichthys georgianus chromosome 13, fPseGeo1.2, whole genome shotgun sequence.
TCCTGCCCCCCAGGAGAACACCTTTCCAGATGCACACACAGCCAGGCAATGGTCCTGACCACAAGCTATGGCCACCACATCGCCCAGCCCCTCCACACGACCTTATACAGGGGGACAGAAAAGAGGATAACATATCATATTTGCAATAATAATATTGCCCATCtaatacaaaacaaatcaaGAAAAACGGTTCCAAACGTGCTATCAACTATACATAAGAAAAAGTGACAATGCTCATTAAAAAAATGGTGGAAAGTAGGCTACTAACTAACTacattgccttaaatgtaaaatgttgagTTCATTTACTTACTGGTTTCATTTAATGCAATGTTATTCTTTTACAATGTAGGTCATCTTGAATGCAGGACTATATTACACTGTATTTACTTACTTTAAATTATCTTAATTATTGTACTGCCACTATCCCTACAAACCCGAATACATCACTGTAATGAATGTTCCACTTTCCGACCTACTCTTGAACATCACACATAACTTTCGGTGTCTTCGCTGACAAGGGGTAAACGAAACTGAAACTGAAACGTAGCACAGCTGATTGAGCTGCACAAGTTCATTTATGGATTTCGATGCAGGCCCATAAGATAATGATTAAACACAAGATAAAGTAAACATCATATATCCTcaaaatatattacatttagaTAAAAAATATCATGATAAAAAACACTTCACGTTTTTACTAAAGTACTAACTGTCtaagtttttattattttatgggCTACGACATGGCTATTTATGTCGAGATTCTGCAGCCTACCTGTTGTTCTCCCATCTTTACGGTTCTTTCGTCCAAGTTGTCCCTGAGAGTTGTTTCCACATGACAACACGCTGCCCTCCCCGTTGAGCAGTAAAGTGTGCTGGTCCCCGCAGCAGATGTCGGTGATAACCCCGGGGACCGACCAGGACACCGGGCTGAGGGCTGTCTGTGGACCGAGCTGTCCACTGGAGCTGTTTCCCCAACAGTTCAGCTGCACCATCATGTCTCCACCTGGACTCTGCCTGCAGCATCTGCGCCTGCAATTTATCCCCACTGATGCTGCCTTTAAGTGCTGTCGGAAATAGTATCACTATAGTAAATATGCATTTGTGCTTCTCTTTCTGTGGGTGTTGCATAATGGAGTAATAGGTCTGCTTAAAAGGTCTAGCACGATAACTAAGGCTGTAACTAGCTTCAGTGTGTCATTTATTTCCCAACAAAGCAAGCAAAACACAATCTAATAGAAACCACGATATACGTTCTCTAATTTACGAGCCTGCCAATAAGACAGGAAGGCAGCATGAGAGACACCAGCTCCCAGAAGAGATCTCTTATCTTTTAAAAAGTCATGTTGACCGAAATGCTGCAACATAATGTGGCAAAAATATAACTAGGTATATCTGCATAAGGTACAGGTGttttttaaatttatttttAGGGTGTTCCGACCGAATTGAATTGGTTCTTGTTCTTGTGTACTTTTTTATCTGACAAAAATGTGGACCTTTTAAATACACAAACAGAGATATAAACAAGGTATTCATTACAAATTATTTTATTAAAACATAGACATTTGTTACAATTAGAGTAGATATGAATTAAACTGACCCCTGTTTGGTTTAGTTTTCACATAAATGAAACTTAAATGCTGGGTGAAGTCATCATTATTGGCTCAGACAAGCTGAAACTGAAACAATGCTGCCAAGGTTCCCAAGAAGTGTGGCACCTTTACTTGTTTTAAGTAGCctatacacatatacacacaatcAGTTTGTTTGCCATCAATAagtaatataaataaatgtatataaaaacaCAGTCCAACAACATCAACGGTGTGATGCACTTAGAGAGTGAAGAAATCCATAAAAGGCCAGATGTTCTATTCAatctttacaaaaaaaatgtaatggctTCTTCTTTGGCCCATGTTTCATCCAAGTTGGGTTTGTGCAGCAGTCCtgctgaaaaacaaacaaacggaACCAAAACATAACATCTTTACAAAGCTAAATCTTAAGGCCATGTAATATTGGGGGTTGGTAGTGGAAACCTGCTTAATGCTGTGTTAAAGGGGCATTGTTTAAAACAACCATTCAAATTCTCCTTGCACCCAACAAACTCCTCCCCAGTAACCTCAACATCTACAATTGAATAAACGCCTACAGACCCGTCCTCAAATCCCACAAACACAAACTGCCGCTCACACACAACCAGAGTCAACGGATTCTTATCCAGACACACACTTCCTATTCTTTCCCCGTCTGCGAGTCGTACAACCGTGAGGACTGGCCTGGCGTGCACGTAGCAGCCGCCGCAGTTTTTCTCCACAGTGGTGCTGGGTTGAGATATGTAAGCAGCATAGCATCCAGTTGTATCCAAACAAGCTTTAACGACAGGACCCTCAGCCTTGAATGAGCACAGTCTGATCTGAGATAAGTCTAAGAGGTTGATGGCTTCATCGTCAGTAGACAGCACGGCGTAGCTCCCATCACGGGACATTTGGAAGTCTTGTGGCTGACAGTGAAAGCTATAAGGCAGCTGGAAGTGCCTGCACAGGGTGTCCTCTGTTACCTTCCAGGTGTACACCGCCCCTGAAGCCGCCATCACCACCACAAAGTCTGGATGGTCTGAAAGTGTGTGGAAAGCAACAACATGCTCAGAGCTCTCTATGCAGGAGAAGCGCTTGCTGATGGAGCCCGACCACAGACTGGCAGCTAACAGGTCTCTCCGTCGAAGGCCAATAAGGAAGGTGCTCCCAGGAGACACCTGGGCGCCAGATAGGTACGAGTTTATGCTGCACACAATGCTCCCGTGTGCCAGCTTCCAAACCCGAGACAACCCCCGTTTAGAAATACTGACCCCAAAGTTACTGTTGGGGGTGATCAGGATGTCTGTGGCTCTGCTGCCACTCATACGCAGGATGTTCTGCCCTGTTTCTGTAAGCCAAACGTATATTTCCCCTGCTGAGagcgtgacaagatggaagTTATTTGGGGAAAGGCGCAGTTTTTCTACAGGACCATCATGAAGGAAGTTATCGTGTGGAAGTCCTGTTTCTAATCTCCATCTCCACACGGTCTCCGACCCATCAGCGGTGTAGAACCACTCTCCTGTCTGTTCAACCACCACTTCTTTTACTCCACACCCCATTTTCGGAGCTGTACCTGCAACATCTATCATCCCGGAGTCCCACACTGTCAAGACACCATCAAGAGTGACACAAACAACATCTGAGGCCGTTTTGATGAGTTTACAAGGCTGGTTGTTTACTTTTAAGGAGAGAACACACTCCCCTGTGCTGACCCTCCACACCAACACCAGGGGACAGGCGTCGAACAAAGCCAGGAAAAGGTGGCCATCCTGGGATAGCACAGCTTGAGTGAATGCCTTCCCCTGTGGAGCAAGGAACTGGTCCCACAGCTCCCAGTCACTGGTATCCCACAGTGCAACTTGGTGGGATTGACACACCAGTAATGTGTGGATTTCATGTGAGTAATCCATATTAAGGATGTCATTAGATTTACCCCCAGTAAAGCTTTCTGTGACAAGTCTTGGTGGGTTTCTGTTGGCTGCTACATCCCATAGGGATACACCCCCTGTCCTGTCAACACAAGCCATTTCCCACATTTCTTCACACAGGATTATCAATGCAACTGCATTGTGCTTTGAGTTTGAACAACTGCCTAGGAGGCTGCCAGTGTTGGTGTCAAAAATGGACACTGTGCCTTCGTCCTGCCCACAGTACATGTAAAAGCCATTAGAGGAGCAAACCGAGCAGGTCACACAGCTCTGACACTGGACATGAGTCAAAATCTCACTGGAGACGTCAAACACACTCACGAAACACTCGTCTTTCCACCAGAGAAGTATTTTTTTCTGACCAGCAACAAATCCTTCAACCTCGTTCACTGTTGTTTTCAAAGGGTCTTCAACCTGCAGAAACATTTCTGGGCCAGACACATCCCACAGGAAAAGCTTGTTGCATTGTGTTGAAAGCAGCAGGAAATGACCACTGCTCTTCACGCCTGCAAACTTCATCTCCTTCTGCTCGCAGCTCAGTGATAGTTTGACTATCTCACACCCAGAGCCTTTCCAAACCCACGCCTCGCCATCATCCATGATCTCTGTGACTATCCCACTCTCTGTCCCAGCTGCTTCTCTGACAGAGACACCCTCAGTTGTGGCATCACACTTCAAACACTGAATGGAGGGAACAGATGAAGGAGAAGGGAAAAGCGCTACTCCTAATCCTGTTCCTCTGTCCCTCCTCTCCTGTCTCATCTTACCGACATAACCTTTGAGGGCAGGAAACACCTCCAGGTAAGGGAGGAGGCTcgtctccatcactgagggCAGCTGAAGGGGGGAGCTCTGCAACAAGCAAGCACCAGACTTCAATATGCTTGCTAGAAGTGCTCTTTCCCTTAATAAACTGAAGTGGTGTGACCCCTCCTCATCCTCTAACATGGCTACCAAATCTCCCAGGAGTCCTGCTTGAACCATAGCCTGGTGAAACCTCAAAGACATGaacagcccgtgctccaactcCCCCCATTTGCTGCTTTTTTGCAAGTGGTAGGGCAATTCTAAGACCTTCCTCAAGTTCACCCGGCCTTTGTTTTTGTTAGAAAGGGGAAAGACAAACGGCTGGCTGCATGGCTGCCTGTCAATGTGTATTCCCATTTTCCCTGAGATCCTGTTTGGTGCAGATGTCTGCTTAACAAGAAGTGGTTTTGCACCCCCACAAGACAATCTGCCACTAAAATAGTCCGCCAATGCCAAATGGATCTCCTTCCTCACCTCTTGAGAGCCTAAATATCTCTTAGCCACCACCAGCTTGAAATGCCTGCTTACCCAGGACAAAACATGTGACCCTGCAACTGTCCTCCGAATGAGGAAGCTCTTCAAATCCAGTAGAAGTCTCTCCACAACAATTTGTGGCACCCTCATATCGCAGGAAAGGCTTCCACCCTGTGGAGTGTACGCAGTCAGCACTTTGTGATCACAGAACAGCAGATCTGCGAGCTCGGCCTCAGTGAGCCCCGTcctggagagggagaggagagagaggacccGAGCTACGATAAAGGGGCCATGCTTCTGCTCCAGGTGATCCAGAAATGCAGAAATGGATGAATGGACGCCATCAGGGAGAGAAGACTCAGTCACATCTGAATCTGATGAGGAGGGAATTAAaagggacagaaagagagaaatatAATCAGACGGTTTTTATTATTCAaaaatctatttttttttttatttgtgatggCTGTAAAACTTGTGTTGCACTTAACAGCATAACAGTTGTTTTTATCATTATTTTGAAAGGCAACAAAAACACAATATCCTAAAGCATTCAAGCATTTTATTTTCTATTCTCTTTTTTTGTATCCCTTTTGTCCCTTACTTTGTTTTGTGTGTCACTGTGATTAATGTTCTTAACATTTTTGAatataaatgaaaataaatgcatTTGAATTCCTCTAATCCTTATAATGCATTTCCAACGTTTTATATCATAATGTAAATAATGCAAATGTCACCCCATCTTTTCTCATATAACACATGAAATGTGCTGAATAAAATACAGTACAATCCAGAAGAATGAAACTACATGTGTAACCTATTTCTAAAGATATAAAACCAGACAGAGTTTGAAGCTTAATACCACATACAGGGTAGGGAGAAAGGAAAATATTCAGAGATGGATTAATGCATTGCTTGTTTTGGTATTGTCTTGGGCTTTGATGACTAAGTAAAAATATAGAATTATTATCCTTAAAGAGTGTTTGTTTAATGTATTAGTCGTACCAGAGTGCCAGAGCGAGGTGTGTAGGTGCAGGAGTCGAGCGTAGAGAGTCAGACGACAGGAAGTCAGCGCCTGGTTCACCAGCGCCTGTTGTCCTGAAGTCACCCTCCTCCCTGAACTGCTCAGAAGTGTTGCCAGCATCTTCACACACTGTTTCCTGTCCACCAGTCCCATCGGAACACACACATATCCCAACTCCTTCTCACTACCCTTTGACACACTCTGAGGCGGACTTCTTTGTGGTTTAAAGGCTTGCAGGACTTGTGTTTGGTTGGAGGAGACGGTGAGGATGAGTTTGACGCTGTGAGGAAGAGGGGAGGGGAGGCTGTCCAGGAATTCAGGTCCAAAGTTGCCTTTCATGAGATCCAGCCCAACAAGGATCAGAACTAGAGGTTGTTTGGTAGAGGGCATGGAGGAGAGAAGGGATGTGAGACGCTCTTTAAGCTCAGATACACACATGTTGGGTGATGAGCTACAGTTAGTGTTGTATTCCCAGGGCTGAGTGATACAGCTAGGATCCTCAAAGTGGTTGGGATTCTGCTCAGAGGAAGATTTGCTGTGATATCTAACGACAATTTGATAACACAGGCTCGATAACAAGTGCTTGGGGGACTGGTTTATTGATAGGTGGCAAAAATAAGTTACCACCACAGGATCACAGTCTGGTAGCCACGACTTAATCTGTGGAGGGAGACAAAACACTTATATACCTTTTATCCAAACCATATAGTACAGATTTTGTTTTTGCTaggttgtatttattttatttgaaatgtaagaTTTAGCCACATAGGTTATTTATTCTGATAAAGCTTCAAGCTACAAGAAACATTTCTCTTTAACtctaaattgtatttaataaaGCAATTATTCAACATGATgaattaatatatatttttggtcAATTTGATATGATGTCAATAACGGAAAATCACAATTCAAAGTTGTACCCAATGTAATGTATTCAAATGTCTCTCTTTGTCCATGAAACAGTCCAAAACCGAACTACAGTATTCAGTATACAGTAAAACATCTATATTTCTGATACTTCATATAAAAGACTAACACTTCATAATGATAGGCATTGTTGTCTTACGGAAAATGACTTTTTTGATTATAAAAATTGTTGCAAATCATTTCTGTCACTAACTTATTGATTAATTGactattcattttcattttttatttttttaacaaatAAGTACATTTCATTATTGGAAAAGGATGAAAAACTCTACTCTAAATGACATCCTCCTTAATTATAAATACGTGTTCTCTATTGTCTGTTCATAATTAATTGATTTGTTTTTGGATATGAATTGGGTTTGGCAGGAATTCAAATCTAATGTGAGTTTCCCATTTCATTTCAGTCCACTGACCTGTTGAGCACAGTGAGCCATCAGAACTGTCTTTCCTGTGCACGGGCCTCCtgtcaccactagggggcgctgcCGTTCACTCTGCTCCACATAGGCTCTGACCTGCAGCAAATACAAATACTCTCCTGTAATGCATGGCACCTTAACATGTTGTCTACATCACAATTTCACAGGAAAAATAGACCAAACAATATccccaaaatacatttaaactgGTTATAACACGTCATTTACTCATTTGTAAAGTAATTATTTTACTGAGAAGAGATCTCCTCAGCTCTTAATCCTTTACAATGCCAAAGGTAAGATAAAACAGAAGTGTCTATATCTACACAATAAGTATACACAAAGACAATATGTTAATGCTGCTTTTTGTGTTTAGAAAACAGATAAAGACCTCCTCCtgacctcttcctcctcaggcCGAATGACATCATATAACCTCGACAGCGAGTCACACAGCTCCTGCTGCTCGGCCTGCTCTCTGGCCAAAGCATCGCTGAGCtgagagccatcgctgctgtGTGAGATGttccagctgtcaatcaaacccaCAAGGTCGCAGTACACCTGTTGGCACAGAGACTCGGCATAGCCCCGCCTCCTGGCTGTCGTGTAACCATGTCGACGGTCACACTCTGTGGCCGTGGTGTAGACCAGAAGCTGGGAGGAACCGATGAGACCAGGCAGGAAGTGGTCACACAGCTCTGAGAACAGTTGTCCATCAGTGGGTGTTGTCCCTAGGTCAAAGGTAGCAGCCTAACAAAAAAGCACAagaacaaagttattattattaatttctgtatttattttctagCTTTAATACAGACTCTAATGTATGTACCTTGATAGATATAGACATAGATATTCTAAGCACATCTTGATGCTTTCAATAACACAAATCATGTTTATCTTTCTCTAAGTACTACTTGAAAGAGTCAGAAAGCAAGTTTTTTGCAAGTTCCCCACGTCAACATGGGCATGACTCACATCTCTAACCCTTTTACTTGAATCAAAATGCTTGATGTCTTTGATGTCCATCCATGGTAGTGGCGATCTataagcttaaaggtggggtaggtaagtttcagaaaccggctcgagatacactttttgttatatggaatgctcttaacatcccgatagcaatgaatatcttaagtgctttgacaaaaaatccataaaaaaatgtcatctgtggaagccgtaatactgtaaaaaggattgccgccctgtctgtcagccttccatctcgtgcacgcacaaatgtatctcgtgccctcattgggtgtgccgtcattgggcgtgcattgcagcagtacttcaatgactcgccagcatgtataataagaacaacagcaacaggcggccactttcaccagtctgctgacgtcatgtgcgcgtttatgtgtgttggaggaggtgctctgtaaggaagtctgaaggaaggggcggattcttttcggctgtgtactttcaaattttagtgcactcgagccggtttctgaaacgtacctaccccacctttaagttaactTTTCCTTTAAACTGTTATTTAGTTCAGCAAGGCTATGAACATCTCTGGGAGGCCCCACCTGCTCCTTCTGGAAAACAATGGTGATAACATTTGGTTTCTGAAAGGCAAATCTGCCACATGATCAGCAGTTAGAGAAGATGTCTCCTTCCAAAACTTGTAAAATAAGGAAAAAAGTATATGAAATGTACTTTTGCCCCACAGTATAGCAATGTGTGTGGATGAAAGTGCTGTGTTTCTTGCAGAAATGCAGAGACAATAATGACTCTCACCTCTGACTGCGGCTGAGGAGGTGACTTCATACAGCTCTTCTTTGTCTCTCCTTTTGCATTGATGACCTTGTGGATGTAAACCAGGCAGCGTCTGATGATCTCATTATCAGGACGGGTGTCCAGAGCAAACCTCAGATCTGCATCCAGGGCTGTGGAGACGCAGCAAATCACATATTAAATGATATCTCAACATCCAGAAAAACTCCTACACTGACGTACATTATATCTCACCTGATCTGCAGTAGCTATTGGCTGTCTTTGGGCTCATAACACCGTTGTGAACACACAGACTGACAATGGTCTGAAACACCTTCCTTAACTCTTCCTCTTTAGGagtttcctcttcctcctttgcCTCCACCTCCTGAACAACACACAGATAGGAACAGCCACACAGTCTAACAGTTGTAGTAACAAATGTTTCGAAAATATAGAAATGTTATTAATCAAGGTAAATTATATCTAAAATATGATCACATGCAATACGGTTAGGATGATGTATAGACTGTGTAATGTGCGCATGTGCTTCAAATGATTGTTCTTTATTCATTGCTCCATTGTAATCCTGCTAGTAATCCCCCTTTTTTTGAATGAACCAGTAATCTGAATGTAATCCCGTTGAAGACACAACATGAATCATGTATTTCTGAGGTTGAGTGTGACCACCTGGGGGCAGCAGGTGGGTCTGTGTGGAGGTCTCAGGCAGTAGGAGGGGGGGAGGGTGTTCTCGTCCCTCCGGTACGCCTGCTCCAGCTCCTGGGTGCGGACCCCCGCCCGCTGACCCTCCTGCAGCAGCAGCTGGAAGTCTGACACCTCCACCTGGGTAGGCAGACTGGCTGAGCCATACTGATGCCCTACCAGAGCCTGCAGCGCCACCACATGGACACAGAACGAACAGCATTATGGGATTCCTCGTTCAGCACAGATTCATTCACACTCAAATGGGTGTTTATGGATTTATAAAAGCTCAACAGGGACTGATTTAATGACAGTGTATAATAGTGCCTCATGGCTGTGGTATTACTCAAACTATGATTCAATTATCTTTTATGTTTTAAAACACCAGGATGCTCGAAGGGGACCCAAGATGAGGGGATTTATTTACCAGTAAAAAAGGTCCTGAAGAGCTCTTTCTGCATTCTTCAATCAGCTGCTGTCTGCTGTTTTCCTCTGGCCAACTACTGGAGTCACTGGACTCAAATGGGTctaacacctacacacacacacacacacacacacacacacacacacacacacacacacacacacacacacacacacacacacacacacacacacacacacacacacacacacacacacacacacacacacacacacacacacacacacacacacacacacacacacacacacacacgcataattAAAACTCTCGAGAGGAGAGATGACTGATAATCCGCTTGTGAAGAGCACACAGAGAGGAGCACAATCGGACAGGTGGTGGCTCAGAAACACATGATACTCGTCCCTCTCTCTAATTACACATGCTGCTGAAAAGAGACGGCACTATGTGCTGGTTGAAGAGCCTGAGGCGATTTCATCGACACCGACACATTACGCACAGAGTCGCGTTACAGCTGCTCATCT
It encodes:
- the LOC117456946 gene encoding NACHT and WD repeat domain-containing protein 2, giving the protein MDWSPSNSTCVKLYLCSNPEDSVVERRALRESVFPKLREHCRHTLGLDVRVLDPFESSDSSSWPEENSRQQLIEECRKSSSGPFLLALVGHQYGSASLPTQVEVSDFQLLLQEGQRAGVRTQELEQAYRRDENTLPPSYCLRPPHRPTCCPQEVEAKEEEETPKEEELRKVFQTIVSLCVHNGVMSPKTANSYCRSALDADLRFALDTRPDNEIIRRCLVYIHKVINAKGETKKSCMKSPPQPQSEAATFDLGTTPTDGQLFSELCDHFLPGLIGSSQLLVYTTATECDRRHGYTTARRRGYAESLCQQVYCDLVGLIDSWNISHSSDGSQLSDALAREQAEQQELCDSLSRLYDVIRPEEEEVRAYVEQSERQRPLVVTGGPCTGKTVLMAHCAQQIKSWLPDCDPVVVTYFCHLSINQSPKHLLSSLCYQIVVRYHSKSSSEQNPNHFEDPSCITQPWEYNTNCSSSPNMCVSELKERLTSLLSSMPSTKQPLVLILVGLDLMKGNFGPEFLDSLPSPLPHSVKLILTVSSNQTQVLQAFKPQRSPPQSVSKGSEKELGYVCVPMGLVDRKQCVKMLATLLSSSGRRVTSGQQALVNQALTSCRLTLYARLLHLHTSLWHSDSDVTESSLPDGVHSSISAFLDHLEQKHGPFIVARVLSLLSLSRTGLTEAELADLLFCDHKVLTAYTPQGGSLSCDMRVPQIVVERLLLDLKSFLIRRTVAGSHVLSWVSRHFKLVVAKRYLGSQEVRKEIHLALADYFSGRLSCGGAKPLLVKQTSAPNRISGKMGIHIDRQPCSQPFVFPLSNKNKGRVNLRKVLELPYHLQKSSKWGELEHGLFMSLRFHQAMVQAGLLGDLVAMLEDEEGSHHFSLLRERALLASILKSGACLLQSSPLQLPSVMETSLLPYLEVFPALKGYVGKMRQERRDRGTGLGVALFPSPSSVPSIQCLKCDATTEGVSVREAAGTESGIVTEIMDDGEAWVWKGSGCEIVKLSLSCEQKEMKFAGVKSSGHFLLLSTQCNKLFLWDVSGPEMFLQVEDPLKTTVNEVEGFVAGQKKILLWWKDECFVSVFDVSSEILTHVQCQSCVTCSVCSSNGFYMYCGQDEGTVSIFDTNTGSLLGSCSNSKHNAVALIILCEEMWEMACVDRTGGVSLWDVAANRNPPRLVTESFTGGKSNDILNMDYSHEIHTLLVCQSHQVALWDTSDWELWDQFLAPQGKAFTQAVLSQDGHLFLALFDACPLVLVWRVSTGECVLSLKVNNQPCKLIKTASDVVCVTLDGVLTVWDSGMIDVAGTAPKMGCGVKEVVVEQTGEWFYTADGSETVWRWRLETGLPHDNFLHDGPVEKLRLSPNNFHLVTLSAGEIYVWLTETGQNILRMSGSRATDILITPNSNFGVSISKRGLSRVWKLAHGSIVCSINSYLSGAQVSPGSTFLIGLRRRDLLAASLWSGSISKRFSCIESSEHVVAFHTLSDHPDFVVVMAASGAVYTWKVTEDTLCRHFQLPYSFHCQPQDFQMSRDGSYAVLSTDDEAINLLDLSQIRLCSFKAEGPVVKACLDTTGCYAAYISQPSTTVEKNCGGCYVHARPVLTVVRLADGERIGSVCLDKNPLTLVVCERQFVFVGFEDGSVGVYSIVDVEVTGEEFVGCKENLNGCFKQCPFNTALSRFPLPTPNITWP